Proteins from a single region of Bdellovibrio bacteriovorus HD100:
- the pbpC gene encoding penicillin-binding protein 1C — protein sequence MRKKLIWGLAVAGVLGGVAGVAIIASSVPSLPAYDSVKKSYVSSDLFLVDRNGKPLHQWRQDLKERTLLWADHKDIAPAMITALLKSEDKNFFHHWGVDPLAMAASVYQRSVKDSPRGASTITMQLVKLLHPNKKTWQGLSGKIRQSFAAMMLESQWSKEQILESYLNLVSFRGELRGVNAASWMMFGKSAADLSRVDATLLSVLIRSPNSETAQWEKRACWQEPDLCATFKDSISRIQPQKMISQNQQALHLAQRFSKEGRRGQIQTTLDRDLQSYIQEQITSQIRRLQAQNVNDAAVIVIENRTGEVFAYVGGSGDLSSAPYVDGVQSLRQAGSTLKPFLYATAFEKKLLNPESWLEDSAVDIVFDRGVYKPQNHDRQFYGWVMVKTALGSSLNVPAVKAFKLLNDESFWGKLKALNFRNLEEPEHYGPALALGVADVTLEDLAQGYRTLAQDGFLSSLKFEPHQETAEATEVFEAASAREVKEILSDNQNRALGFGLDSALALPGAAVKTGTSKDMRDNWCVGMNDRFTVGVWVGNFSGEPMWNVMGVSGAAPIWKRTMIWLQDHYPSEARMAEVVPVKESQPEAYPGARILYPQDGMVLALDPAIPAGNQKMPLLVENSLKKDLYWKINEDKKIKATESYLWSPSLGRHHFVLYEGDSKVAEVSVLVK from the coding sequence ATGAGAAAGAAACTGATCTGGGGACTTGCAGTGGCCGGGGTGCTGGGGGGAGTGGCTGGTGTGGCCATCATTGCCAGCAGCGTGCCTTCCTTGCCAGCCTATGATTCGGTGAAAAAATCCTATGTCAGTTCCGATCTTTTCCTGGTGGACCGCAATGGCAAACCTTTGCATCAGTGGCGCCAGGATCTGAAAGAGCGCACATTGTTGTGGGCGGATCACAAGGATATCGCTCCGGCCATGATCACGGCCTTGCTAAAATCCGAGGATAAGAACTTCTTCCATCACTGGGGTGTGGATCCCTTGGCGATGGCAGCTTCGGTGTATCAGCGCAGTGTGAAGGATTCCCCGCGCGGGGCCAGCACCATCACCATGCAGTTGGTGAAGCTGCTTCATCCCAATAAAAAAACCTGGCAGGGGCTGTCCGGAAAAATACGCCAGTCTTTCGCAGCCATGATGCTTGAAAGCCAATGGAGCAAAGAGCAGATCCTGGAAAGCTATTTGAACCTGGTCAGCTTCCGCGGGGAACTGCGCGGGGTGAACGCGGCCTCGTGGATGATGTTTGGTAAAAGTGCAGCGGATCTTTCCCGGGTGGATGCGACCCTCTTGTCGGTCCTGATTCGTTCACCAAATTCTGAAACAGCCCAGTGGGAAAAGCGCGCCTGCTGGCAGGAACCAGATCTGTGTGCGACCTTCAAAGACAGCATCAGTCGTATTCAGCCGCAGAAGATGATTTCTCAGAATCAGCAGGCCTTGCACTTGGCCCAGCGGTTTTCCAAAGAAGGCCGTCGTGGGCAGATCCAAACAACCCTGGATCGCGATCTGCAAAGCTATATCCAGGAACAGATCACTTCCCAGATTCGCAGGCTGCAGGCACAGAACGTGAATGATGCCGCGGTGATTGTGATTGAAAACCGCACCGGCGAGGTCTTTGCCTATGTTGGAGGATCCGGTGATCTTTCCAGCGCGCCTTATGTCGACGGGGTGCAATCCCTAAGACAGGCAGGGTCCACATTAAAACCATTCTTGTATGCCACGGCATTTGAAAAGAAATTGTTGAATCCGGAATCCTGGCTTGAGGATTCCGCTGTGGATATCGTCTTTGACCGGGGAGTTTACAAACCCCAAAATCACGACCGTCAGTTCTATGGCTGGGTGATGGTGAAGACGGCCCTGGGATCTTCACTGAATGTTCCGGCCGTGAAGGCCTTTAAACTTTTGAATGATGAATCCTTCTGGGGAAAGTTAAAGGCTCTGAATTTTAGAAACCTGGAAGAACCCGAACACTATGGCCCGGCCTTGGCGCTGGGGGTGGCGGATGTGACCCTGGAAGATCTGGCGCAAGGTTATCGAACCTTGGCGCAGGATGGATTCTTGTCGTCGCTAAAGTTTGAACCTCACCAGGAAACCGCCGAAGCCACGGAAGTGTTTGAGGCTGCCAGTGCACGCGAAGTGAAAGAAATCCTGTCCGACAATCAGAACCGCGCCTTGGGGTTTGGTCTGGATTCAGCTTTGGCACTGCCGGGGGCGGCGGTGAAAACCGGCACCAGCAAAGACATGCGCGACAACTGGTGTGTGGGCATGAATGACCGCTTCACTGTCGGTGTGTGGGTTGGAAACTTCAGCGGAGAACCCATGTGGAATGTGATGGGCGTCAGTGGTGCGGCCCCGATCTGGAAGCGCACCATGATCTGGCTGCAGGATCACTATCCGTCGGAAGCCCGAATGGCTGAAGTCGTACCGGTCAAAGAGTCTCAGCCTGAAGCTTATCCGGGGGCGCGGATTTTGTATCCGCAGGATGGCATGGTGCTGGCGCTGGATCCGGCGATCCCGGCGGGCAATCAGAAGATGCCGCTGCTGGTGGAAAATTCTTTGAAGAAAGATCTGTACTGGAAAATCAACGAAGACAAAAAAATAAAGGCGACCGAGTCTTATCTATGGTCGCCTTCACTGGGTCGTCACCACTTTGTGCTTTATGAAGGAGACAGCAAAGTGGCCGAGGTTTCTGTTCTGGTGAAATAA
- a CDS encoding OsmC family protein: MVKMSGVYQGHKHSEIKHGPSGAALETDAPKDNNGKGESFSPTDLVGAAMGSCMMTVMAIAAEKDGVELKGARFEVEKEMGVNPRRIVKLNVVLHMPQSIPHDYRKKLEQIAMTCPVKQSVHPDMQVPVLFHYDI, translated from the coding sequence ATGGTTAAAATGTCCGGAGTCTATCAAGGTCACAAACACAGTGAAATCAAACACGGCCCATCCGGTGCCGCGCTGGAAACTGACGCCCCTAAAGACAACAATGGCAAAGGTGAATCATTTTCTCCGACCGATCTTGTGGGTGCCGCCATGGGCAGCTGCATGATGACGGTGATGGCTATTGCCGCCGAAAAAGACGGCGTGGAGCTGAAAGGCGCCCGCTTTGAAGTGGAAAAAGAAATGGGCGTAAACCCGCGCCGTATCGTGAAGCTGAATGTGGTTCTTCACATGCCTCAAAGCATCCCGCACGACTACAGAAAGAAACTGGAACAAATCGCCATGACCTGCCCGGTGAAACAAAGCGTTCACCCGGACATGCAGGTTCCGGTTTTGTTCCACTATGACATCTAG
- a CDS encoding response regulator encodes MAAPQEEKSRLLIVEDDSDIRELLKHFLKEFVDEIVEAEDGSAALQFVKAQEFDTILSDIEMPHMNGLKFLAYVRSLGQMTPFVVLTAHGDHSRALEALSLGAFDFITKDSKRKVVIESVCAALKFGREMKSSKNDAVRSSHLRKIYADMSKSSEMRLRKIIEEMSS; translated from the coding sequence ATGGCTGCGCCACAAGAAGAGAAAAGCCGATTGCTCATCGTCGAGGACGACTCTGATATCCGTGAGCTGTTGAAGCATTTCCTCAAAGAATTTGTGGATGAAATCGTGGAAGCCGAGGACGGCTCTGCCGCTCTTCAGTTCGTCAAAGCCCAGGAATTCGACACCATCTTGTCTGATATTGAAATGCCCCATATGAACGGTCTTAAGTTTTTGGCTTATGTGCGCTCTTTGGGTCAGATGACTCCGTTTGTGGTGCTGACTGCTCACGGTGATCATTCCCGCGCCCTGGAAGCTCTTTCTTTAGGCGCCTTTGACTTCATCACCAAGGATTCCAAACGCAAAGTCGTGATCGAAAGCGTCTGTGCGGCTTTGAAGTTCGGCCGTGAGATGAAGTCCTCCAAAAACGATGCTGTGAGATCCTCTCACCTTCGAAAAATCTATGCGGATATGTCCAAGTCTTCCGAAATGAGACTGCGTAAGATTATCGAGGAAATGTCGTCCTAA
- a CDS encoding ATP-binding protein, translating into MNHKNRLFLFTSVLVLGTLLIAGTVGYKMGSSSLEQSTRERLVQIRDFKSDEIQKEFAYLKNALVLTSEYTPILQFLRRYPQEHQQMQSWLRSHGKATAWRNEMEEHRPPQVSDYPRILEQFTALPLFLQYQFQQSARSQNRPLPQLASVNGFSDLNYFRSYESLHSKLFDVLERSHLNDVLLIEPNGTVAYSAAKSLALGDNLISGPLSNSRLAQAYRWSLNAPKGATKYFDFTPVSHFWHTPAAFLTMPLFDQTNFVGTLVFQLSLERIDQILSHNSKWKELGLGMTGEVVAFGTDGFVRNNPRLYLESPVQFLQKVRQQEDARAALESIERSSSASLSLILPPTQIRRYMERGVAFDSGEDYMGTRSLQSAGRVNVVDNTDWIIISKMDLNEALAPLSFKLPWFFIGGFLLWSLALGGAWLVYRRMFFPSQVLSDGMDKLKSHNFSETLQAPEEEEYKDLYKKFDEIREDFRKTKAARDFLENVVYSLNEVFFIVEVEDVEDSLRKNFRVRGFNPTAQSLTGAPGPALKNSDLSLWLETDYSVIENSLRERDANKSTHTAEASLKKITGDRVPLEVSWARVNTENKDKVLLAMMGTDMRWKKEIEKELKLKEELLKESQSLSKTGSFRWDIRTGKCLWSEEEFHLLGLTPDNVVPSYDLFRSLILSEDLPVFDKALAEAHKNIAPFHVDLRMKKQDSNDLIWVRCQGRTEYDDYGNALFMYVTTQDITELRRVEQSLITTKNEALKASQAKSEFLAQMSHEIRTPMNAIMGMAELLKETRLDVDQKYYVTIFCKAGEVLMSLINDILDLSKIEAGEVSIENIPFDMKKLMADVEDMMKPRALEKGLNCICEIAPGVSPHLMGDPTKLRQVLINLIGNSIKFTNKGQVRLVIGKNPSKKDTLLISITDTGIGIPEDRQHMIFQKFSQADNSVTRKYGGTGLGLAISKSLVELMGGQIWFKSRPGTGTTFFFTIPYREQIYNPVNYMPVPMRTPELDFVSPKPRDPNHKVKILIADDTEDNRTLFTHYLKNEPFEIIEAENGLQAIDQIKSGEFDIVFMDVQMPEMDGYAATDRIREWEKESHKPPVPIIALTAHALAEDRQKSLRAGCNDHIAKPFKKDTLLGVINKYSL; encoded by the coding sequence ATGAACCACAAGAACCGCCTGTTTCTTTTCACCTCAGTTCTGGTACTGGGCACCCTGCTCATTGCCGGAACTGTCGGTTACAAGATGGGCAGTTCTTCGCTGGAACAAAGCACCCGCGAACGGCTGGTGCAGATTCGCGACTTCAAGTCGGACGAAATTCAAAAAGAATTTGCCTATCTGAAGAATGCGCTGGTGCTGACTTCGGAATACACCCCGATCCTGCAATTCCTGCGTCGCTATCCCCAAGAACACCAGCAAATGCAGAGCTGGCTGCGCTCCCACGGCAAGGCCACCGCCTGGCGTAACGAGATGGAAGAACACCGCCCGCCCCAGGTTTCTGATTATCCTCGCATTCTGGAACAGTTCACGGCGCTGCCGCTGTTCTTACAATACCAGTTTCAGCAAAGTGCGCGCTCCCAGAACCGCCCGTTACCCCAACTGGCTTCGGTCAATGGGTTTTCTGATCTGAACTATTTCCGCAGTTACGAAAGTCTTCATTCTAAACTATTCGACGTTCTGGAACGATCTCACCTGAACGACGTGCTGCTGATTGAACCCAACGGCACGGTGGCATACTCGGCGGCAAAGTCCCTGGCGCTGGGGGACAACCTTATCTCCGGCCCTCTTTCCAACTCCCGCCTGGCACAGGCTTATCGCTGGTCACTGAATGCCCCCAAAGGCGCCACCAAGTATTTTGACTTCACCCCGGTCAGTCATTTCTGGCACACACCCGCCGCCTTTTTGACGATGCCCCTTTTTGATCAAACCAACTTTGTCGGGACCCTGGTGTTTCAGCTTTCTTTGGAGCGCATTGATCAAATCCTCAGCCACAACAGCAAGTGGAAAGAGCTGGGACTTGGCATGACTGGCGAGGTTGTCGCCTTTGGCACCGACGGCTTTGTGCGCAACAACCCCCGCCTGTATCTGGAAAGCCCGGTTCAATTCCTCCAAAAAGTCCGCCAGCAGGAAGACGCCCGTGCCGCCCTGGAAAGCATTGAAAGATCCAGTTCGGCCTCTTTATCTTTGATTCTTCCCCCCACCCAGATTCGTCGTTATATGGAACGGGGTGTGGCCTTTGATTCTGGCGAAGACTATATGGGCACGCGCAGCCTGCAGTCTGCGGGCCGTGTCAACGTGGTCGACAACACCGACTGGATCATCATCAGCAAAATGGATCTGAACGAAGCGCTGGCACCTCTGTCCTTTAAGCTTCCCTGGTTCTTTATTGGTGGCTTTTTGCTGTGGAGTCTGGCTCTGGGAGGAGCGTGGCTGGTTTATCGCCGCATGTTCTTCCCGTCACAGGTGCTGTCTGATGGCATGGACAAACTAAAGTCGCATAACTTCAGCGAAACTCTCCAGGCACCTGAAGAGGAAGAATACAAAGACCTGTACAAGAAATTTGACGAGATTCGTGAGGACTTCCGCAAAACCAAGGCGGCCCGCGACTTCCTGGAAAATGTCGTCTATTCACTGAATGAAGTCTTTTTCATCGTTGAGGTGGAGGACGTCGAAGACAGTTTGCGCAAGAACTTCCGCGTGCGGGGATTCAACCCCACCGCACAATCCCTGACCGGGGCTCCGGGCCCCGCCCTGAAAAACAGCGATCTGAGCCTGTGGCTGGAGACCGACTATTCCGTGATTGAAAATTCTTTGCGCGAAAGGGATGCAAACAAGTCCACCCACACAGCAGAGGCCTCCCTGAAAAAGATCACCGGTGACCGTGTTCCGCTGGAGGTCTCCTGGGCCCGGGTCAATACAGAAAACAAAGACAAGGTCCTGCTGGCGATGATGGGCACAGACATGCGCTGGAAGAAGGAAATTGAAAAAGAACTGAAGCTGAAGGAAGAGCTTCTGAAGGAATCCCAGTCGCTTTCCAAGACCGGATCCTTCCGCTGGGACATCCGCACCGGCAAATGCCTGTGGTCAGAAGAAGAATTCCACCTGCTGGGTTTAACCCCGGACAACGTAGTGCCCAGCTATGATTTGTTCCGCTCTTTGATTCTATCCGAGGATCTGCCGGTCTTTGACAAGGCACTGGCTGAAGCCCATAAAAACATTGCCCCCTTCCATGTGGATCTGCGCATGAAAAAGCAGGACTCCAACGACCTGATCTGGGTGCGCTGTCAGGGCCGTACCGAGTACGACGATTATGGCAATGCCCTGTTCATGTACGTGACCACTCAGGACATCACCGAACTCCGTCGTGTGGAGCAGTCCCTGATCACCACCAAAAATGAAGCTCTGAAGGCGTCCCAGGCCAAGTCCGAATTCCTGGCCCAGATGAGTCACGAAATCCGCACGCCGATGAACGCAATCATGGGAATGGCGGAGCTATTGAAAGAAACCAGACTGGATGTCGATCAAAAGTACTATGTGACGATCTTCTGCAAAGCCGGTGAAGTCCTGATGTCTCTGATTAATGATATTCTGGATCTTTCCAAAATCGAAGCCGGTGAAGTTTCCATTGAAAACATCCCCTTCGACATGAAAAAGCTGATGGCCGATGTTGAGGACATGATGAAACCACGAGCCCTTGAAAAGGGCCTGAACTGTATTTGTGAAATTGCTCCGGGAGTTTCGCCTCACCTGATGGGCGATCCAACCAAGCTTCGCCAGGTGCTCATCAACCTGATCGGGAATTCGATCAAATTCACCAACAAGGGCCAGGTGCGTCTGGTCATCGGCAAAAATCCGTCCAAAAAAGACACTTTGCTTATCAGTATCACTGACACTGGCATCGGCATCCCCGAGGATCGCCAGCACATGATCTTCCAAAAGTTCTCTCAGGCCGACAACTCCGTCACCCGAAAGTACGGAGGCACAGGTCTGGGTCTTGCGATCTCCAAGAGCCTGGTGGAACTGATGGGTGGCCAGATCTGGTTTAAGAGCCGCCCGGGCACTGGAACGACCTTCTTCTTCACGATTCCGTATCGCGAACAGATCTATAATCCGGTAAACTATATGCCGGTGCCAATGCGCACCCCTGAGCTGGATTTTGTAAGTCCGAAGCCGCGTGATCCAAACCATAAGGTGAAGATCCTGATTGCCGATGACACCGAGGACAATCGCACCCTGTTCACTCACTATCTTAAGAACGAACCGTTTGAAATAATTGAAGCAGAGAATGGACTTCAAGCCATAGATCAGATAAAGTCAGGTGAGTTTGACATCGTCTTTATGGACGTGCAAATGCCTGAAATGGATGGCTATGCAGCCACCGATCGCATCCGTGAATGGGAAAAGGAAAGTCACAAGCCTCCGGTTCCTATCATCGCCTTGACGGCGCATGCTTTGGCGGAAGATCGACAAAAATCCTTACGGGCCGGCTGCAACGATCACATCGCCAAGCCGTTTAAGAAGGACACCCTGTTGGGAGTCATTAACAAATACTCTCTGTAG
- a CDS encoding Hpt domain-containing protein, whose product MSKVKVEIDADLQDLIPQFIENRKKDIESLSALVEKNDLQSIAQMAHKIKGAAAGYGFAELSDLAAQMEVAAKKNDATPLPDLVKKMRIHFLNIEIHYVPM is encoded by the coding sequence ATGTCTAAGGTGAAGGTTGAAATCGATGCTGATCTACAAGATCTGATTCCTCAGTTTATTGAGAATCGGAAGAAGGACATTGAGTCCCTTAGCGCTCTCGTGGAGAAAAACGATCTCCAGTCCATCGCGCAAATGGCTCACAAAATCAAAGGTGCTGCTGCTGGTTACGGTTTCGCTGAACTCAGCGACCTTGCCGCCCAAATGGAAGTTGCCGCGAAGAAAAACGATGCAACTCCATTGCCTGACCTTGTTAAGAAAATGCGCATTCACTTTCTGAATATAGAGATCCATTACGTCCCGATGTAG
- a CDS encoding phosphate/phosphite/phosphonate ABC transporter substrate-binding protein — MRNFQESPLLKHLLVYFLPVFLITCTSQKELGSREKPIQFALVPGQDSAVLMENGKLLEKWILEKSGLHVRMQVPVSYVAVVEAIGSQRVDVAILNTFGYLLAHDRYGAQAKLIGVNRGTSEYWGQIITADPKIKSLNDLQGKKFAFVDPASTSGYVLPAKLFKDHSIKLAETVFAGKHDSVVTMVYQGRVHAGATYHTPSEDGVPQDARRLVKEQFPDVYEKVRIIQKTDSIPSDPVVFRKDFPADIGARLIAALKSFPSTPEGAKALKNLYHLEGFKDCSDKDYEQARKILLEISQQVQEPAK; from the coding sequence ATGAGAAATTTTCAGGAGAGCCCTTTGCTAAAGCATTTGCTGGTATATTTTTTACCGGTTTTTTTGATTACATGCACGTCACAAAAGGAACTGGGAAGTCGTGAGAAGCCCATTCAATTTGCATTGGTGCCGGGCCAGGATTCCGCCGTTCTTATGGAGAATGGAAAGCTGCTGGAAAAATGGATTCTGGAAAAATCCGGGCTGCATGTGCGCATGCAAGTGCCGGTCAGCTATGTCGCTGTGGTTGAGGCGATTGGCTCGCAGCGGGTGGATGTGGCGATCCTAAATACGTTCGGCTATCTTTTGGCCCACGACAGGTATGGGGCGCAGGCAAAGCTGATTGGTGTGAACCGCGGCACTTCGGAATACTGGGGCCAGATCATCACGGCCGATCCGAAAATCAAGTCTCTGAACGATCTGCAAGGAAAGAAATTTGCCTTCGTGGATCCGGCATCGACGTCAGGGTATGTCCTGCCAGCGAAGCTTTTCAAAGATCATAGTATCAAGCTGGCCGAAACGGTGTTTGCCGGTAAACACGACAGCGTGGTGACGATGGTGTATCAGGGGCGCGTGCATGCCGGGGCGACTTATCACACGCCTTCCGAAGACGGAGTTCCTCAGGATGCGCGCCGACTGGTGAAAGAACAGTTTCCAGACGTCTATGAAAAAGTGCGGATTATTCAGAAGACCGACTCCATTCCCAGTGATCCGGTGGTGTTTCGCAAGGACTTTCCGGCCGATATCGGGGCTCGGTTGATCGCGGCACTGAAAAGTTTCCCGTCCACTCCGGAAGGGGCCAAAGCACTGAAAAACCTCTATCACCTGGAGGGATTCAAGGATTGCTCGGACAAAGACTATGAACAAGCCCGCAAAATCCTGCTGGAAATAAGCCAGCAGGTTCAGGAACCCGCAAAGTAA
- the rnk gene encoding nucleoside diphosphate kinase regulator: MNNNNSTEPRILVTDQDFHRLSALVSQVEGPFAEALEEELSRANVIAQKEIPKNVVTMNSRVQFLDEVSGQESEMTLVYPQDAKLEEGRLSILAPVGIALLGLSVGQEINWKLPNGQSKKLKVQAVTYQPEASGNFDL; this comes from the coding sequence ATGAACAACAACAACAGCACTGAGCCTCGCATTTTAGTCACTGATCAGGATTTCCATCGTCTGTCTGCATTGGTTTCCCAGGTGGAAGGACCCTTTGCCGAAGCACTGGAAGAAGAACTGAGCCGCGCCAACGTGATCGCGCAAAAAGAGATTCCAAAAAACGTGGTGACGATGAATTCCCGCGTGCAGTTCCTGGATGAAGTTTCCGGTCAGGAAAGTGAAATGACCCTGGTTTATCCGCAGGATGCAAAACTGGAAGAAGGCCGCCTGTCCATTCTGGCACCTGTCGGTATTGCGTTGCTGGGTCTAAGTGTCGGTCAGGAGATCAACTGGAAGCTGCCAAACGGGCAAAGCAAAAAACTGAAAGTGCAGGCGGTGACTTACCAGCCGGAAGCATCAGGAAATTTTGATCTTTAA
- a CDS encoding NAD(P)H-quinone oxidoreductase: protein MRAVEITQPGGPEVLKITERTKPEPAIGEVLIEIHASGVNRPDCAQRQGTYPPPPGASDIPGLEIAGKIVAVGAGVSKWKVGDMVCALVSGGGYAEYVAAPEGQCLPVPTGMSVVEAAALPETFFTVWTNLFESGRLQKGESVLIHGGAGGIGTTAIQMASAMGVRVFTTVGKKESVSICQELGAERVILYKEEDFVSVVKSLTADKGVDVILDMVGGDYFARNIEALAVQGRLVQIATMQGAKVELDLRKVMFKRLTLTGSTLRARPVAEKSRIATALLQNIWPLLNKNQMRPVIYKVLKLEQAAEAHAMMEASQHTGKIVLTTR, encoded by the coding sequence ATGCGTGCAGTTGAAATCACCCAACCCGGCGGACCTGAAGTTTTAAAAATCACCGAACGAACCAAGCCTGAACCTGCCATCGGCGAAGTGCTGATCGAGATCCATGCCTCGGGTGTGAATCGTCCGGACTGCGCGCAAAGACAGGGAACTTATCCACCACCTCCGGGGGCCTCCGATATTCCGGGGCTTGAGATTGCCGGAAAGATTGTGGCCGTGGGTGCGGGTGTCAGCAAATGGAAAGTCGGCGACATGGTGTGTGCGCTGGTTTCTGGTGGTGGTTATGCTGAATACGTTGCGGCCCCTGAGGGGCAGTGCCTGCCTGTTCCAACGGGAATGAGTGTTGTTGAAGCCGCCGCTTTGCCAGAGACCTTCTTCACCGTTTGGACCAACTTGTTTGAAAGCGGTCGCCTGCAAAAAGGCGAAAGTGTTCTGATTCACGGCGGAGCCGGCGGCATCGGCACGACGGCCATTCAAATGGCCTCGGCCATGGGTGTGCGGGTTTTCACGACGGTGGGGAAAAAGGAATCCGTATCGATATGTCAGGAGCTGGGGGCTGAACGAGTGATCCTGTACAAGGAAGAGGATTTTGTCAGTGTGGTGAAATCACTTACGGCTGACAAGGGTGTGGATGTGATTCTGGATATGGTGGGTGGGGATTACTTTGCCCGCAATATTGAGGCCCTGGCCGTCCAGGGGCGGCTGGTGCAGATCGCAACGATGCAAGGGGCGAAGGTGGAGCTGGATTTGCGCAAAGTGATGTTTAAGCGTCTGACTTTGACAGGTTCAACCCTGCGCGCACGCCCGGTCGCAGAAAAATCCCGCATTGCCACGGCGTTGTTGCAGAATATCTGGCCGCTCTTGAATAAAAATCAAATGCGACCGGTGATTTATAAAGTTTTGAAACTGGAACAGGCCGCTGAGGCCCACGCGATGATGGAAGCCAGTCAGCACACCGGAAAGATTGTGCTGACGACCCGTTAG
- a CDS encoding M14 family metallopeptidase translates to MLEMILSLFLMTKAAPASNYASVTDTLRRIVQENPTNAQWIDIGPSDSGQMISGLKIGNGEIADLIVATHHGNEYGSTAVALGAAEAFARNPIPGHTVYVIPVLNISGYNSRNRYERTSSGTVDPNRDYPGPCVNGASHRSKATKALAEFLENAKIVSSATLHTHWPAVLYPWGFSTRDTKTEYDSTFIGLSKDAVVESGYEVGNSKELLYAADGAFEDYAYWKHGVWSLLFEMGTTHSPSQNQMKQMIEVNVPGLRRFFENAPKQRAVNHAFTGKCDKSSRQREHLE, encoded by the coding sequence ATGCTAGAAATGATTCTGTCTCTATTTCTGATGACGAAAGCCGCTCCTGCAAGCAATTACGCGAGTGTGACTGACACTCTTCGCCGCATTGTTCAGGAAAATCCCACCAACGCTCAATGGATCGATATCGGTCCGTCTGATTCCGGTCAGATGATCTCGGGTCTTAAAATCGGAAACGGTGAAATCGCCGATCTGATTGTTGCCACTCACCACGGCAATGAATACGGATCCACCGCTGTTGCCCTGGGGGCCGCTGAAGCTTTTGCCAGAAATCCGATTCCAGGTCACACCGTGTACGTGATTCCGGTTTTGAATATCTCCGGCTACAACTCCCGCAATCGCTATGAGCGCACTTCCAGTGGCACCGTGGATCCCAACCGTGATTACCCGGGTCCGTGTGTGAACGGCGCCTCTCACCGCTCCAAAGCCACGAAAGCTTTGGCAGAGTTCCTGGAAAACGCCAAGATCGTCAGCTCCGCCACTTTGCACACGCACTGGCCGGCCGTTCTTTATCCTTGGGGTTTTTCCACACGTGACACCAAAACCGAATACGACAGCACCTTCATCGGCCTTTCCAAAGACGCCGTGGTGGAAAGTGGTTATGAAGTGGGGAACTCCAAAGAACTTCTTTATGCCGCCGATGGCGCATTTGAAGACTATGCTTACTGGAAACATGGCGTGTGGTCATTGCTCTTTGAAATGGGCACGACTCATTCCCCGTCCCAAAATCAGATGAAACAAATGATTGAAGTGAATGTGCCGGGTCTTCGCCGCTTCTTTGAAAACGCGCCGAAACAGCGCGCTGTGAATCATGCCTTCACCGGCAAATGCGACAAGAGCTCCCGTCAAAGAGAGCACTTGGAATAA
- a CDS encoding aminoglycoside phosphotransferase family protein gives MNFPAPFVKNIRDTFGMAGEEWLQGLPSLLRGLCLRWDLTITGRAEDLSYNFVGYARTNADKKPVVLKVLCPDGILDKELLWLKSYPEVTPAVLAVEAEQRAFMMQMVLPGNSLKSLVKQGKDAEATAVIAQMIRALGKERPAGVLPYKHVRDFLPTLSLLHGKLPSELVLLVAVLYDELCMTAPRDVLLHGDLHHDNILASGDGWKIIDPHGYLGDPAFEVGAMISNPLDCYPSGPALEKILEQRLNILYGELAMDPYRILGWAFCYSMLSAAWSVEDRQEVPENLLQIVRILASKLT, from the coding sequence ATGAATTTTCCCGCACCGTTCGTGAAAAACATCCGCGACACTTTTGGCATGGCCGGTGAGGAGTGGCTGCAAGGTCTTCCGTCATTGCTGCGAGGTCTTTGTCTGCGCTGGGATCTGACGATCACCGGTCGCGCTGAAGATCTGTCTTATAACTTTGTGGGATATGCACGCACCAATGCGGATAAAAAACCTGTGGTCCTCAAAGTACTTTGCCCGGATGGGATTTTGGATAAAGAACTGCTATGGCTGAAGTCTTATCCCGAAGTCACCCCCGCGGTTTTGGCGGTGGAGGCCGAGCAGCGGGCTTTTATGATGCAGATGGTTTTGCCGGGGAATTCTTTAAAGTCACTGGTGAAACAAGGCAAGGACGCTGAGGCCACGGCGGTGATTGCGCAAATGATCCGGGCTTTGGGAAAAGAGCGTCCTGCAGGAGTGCTCCCTTATAAGCATGTGCGTGACTTCTTGCCGACACTGTCGCTGCTGCATGGGAAACTTCCTTCCGAACTGGTGCTGCTGGTGGCGGTTCTTTATGACGAGCTCTGCATGACGGCTCCGCGGGACGTGCTTTTGCACGGCGATCTTCACCATGACAATATCCTGGCTTCGGGGGATGGGTGGAAGATCATTGATCCTCACGGATACTTGGGCGACCCGGCCTTTGAAGTCGGGGCAATGATTTCAAACCCTCTGGACTGTTATCCATCGGGACCAGCACTGGAAAAAATTCTGGAGCAGAGACTGAACATCCTTTACGGTGAGCTTGCCATGGATCCTTATCGGATTCTGGGCTGGGCGTTTTGTTATTCCATGCTTTCTGCAGCCTGGAGCGTGGAGGACCGGCAGGAGGTCCCGGAGAACCTCTTGCAAATCGTGCGGATTTTAGCCAGCAAAC